In a genomic window of Homalodisca vitripennis isolate AUS2020 unplaced genomic scaffold, UT_GWSS_2.1 ScUCBcl_9302;HRSCAF=17749, whole genome shotgun sequence:
- the LOC124374638 gene encoding histone H2A, translating into MSGRGKGGKVKGKAKSRSSRAGLQFPVGRIHRLLRKGNYAERVGAGAPVYLAAVMEYLAAEVLELAGNAARDNKKTRIIPRHLQLAIRNDEELNKLLSGVTIAQGGVLPNIQAVLLPKKTEKKA; encoded by the coding sequence AGGGAAAGGCAAAGTCCCGCTCGTCCAGGGCCGGTCTACAGTTCCCGGTCGGCAGGATCCACCGTCTGCTCCGCAAGGGCAACTACGCCGAGCGAGTGGGTGCCGGAGCTCCGGTATACCTGGCCGCCGTCATGGAGTATCTCGCCGCCGAGGTTCTCGAGTTGGCCGGTAACGCGGCCCGTGACAACAAGAAGACCAGGATCATTCCCCGTCACCTTCAGCTGGCCATCAGGAATGACGAGGAGCTGAACAAGCTCCTGTCCGGTGTCACCATCGCCCAGGGAGGTGTACTGCCAAACATCCAGGCCGTGCTCCTGCCCAAGAAGACCGAGAAGAAGGCCTAA